CAGGACAATGCCCAGCGCCGTGGTCCCGCGGGCCAGGCCCACGCGCTGGCCGAGGCCCCGGGCGATGTCGTCGCCGAGGGAGAGGCCGTTGAGGGTCCGGCCCGCGGCCAGCACAATCACCGCGCCGAGGGCCAGGAACGGCAGGCCCGGCAGCACCACGGACCAGTCGCGGCCCGCGATGCCGCCGAGCTGCCAGAAGCGGAAGCGGTCCAGGGTGTCCTGGCTGGAGACGAGGATGACGTTCATGAGTGAGTACAGTCCGGCGCTCAGGGCGGCACCGGCGAGGGCGAGCTTCACCGGCGTCGCGCCGTCCCGGCCGAGTGAGGCGATCAGGTAGACGACGGCGGCGGCCGCAGCGGCGCCGGCGAAGGCGAACCAGATGTACCCGGCGAGCGAGGAAACGCCGAAGACGTAGATTCCGGTGACCACCGCCAGCGCGGCGCCGGCGTTGACGCCGATGATGCCCGGATCGGCGAGGGGGTTGCGCGCCACGCCCTGCATGGCGGCGCCGGCCAGGCCGAGCGCGCCGCCGGCGAGCAGCCCGAGGACGGTGCGAGGGATGCGGGCGTGGATGACGGCGTGGTCGCCGTTGGCCGGGTCGAACTGCGTCAGCGCCTGCCAGACGGTGCCGAGGGCCACCCCCCTCGCCCCGACGGCCAGTGATGTTGCCGTCACCAGAAGCAGCACGACGGCGGCGGCCGCCAGCCAGGCCGCCTGCTTGCCCCCGGCCGGGGCGCGCCGGACGCTTGAATTCCGGAGGGGGCTGGCCGGATGTTCCCGGGCTTCCGGGGAGGGCGGGGGGCGGCGGGCGGCGCCGGTGGCCGCCGTCGTCGTGCCTGGACTCATGGTCGGTGCCTACTTCGCTGCTTTATCCGCCGCGCTGGCAAGCAGCGGCAGGAAGGCGTCCAGAGACCACGGCAGGCTCAGCGGGGAAGCGGCGGAGATGGCCAGCGTCAGGGTGTTGTCTGAATCCGCCACGAGGGCACCGTTCTTGACGGCGGGAATCTGGGCCATGAGCGGGTCGGCCTGGACTGCCTGGGCCGCGGCGTCGTCGGCGACCCAGGTCACGAAGATGTCGGATTCAAGCTCGTTGGCCTTCTCCGCGGACCACGGA
This is a stretch of genomic DNA from Longimicrobiaceae bacterium. It encodes these proteins:
- a CDS encoding iron ABC transporter permease, giving the protein MSPGTTTAATGAARRPPPSPEAREHPASPLRNSSVRRAPAGGKQAAWLAAAAVVLLLVTATSLAVGARGVALGTVWQALTQFDPANGDHAVIHARIPRTVLGLLAGGALGLAGAAMQGVARNPLADPGIIGVNAGAALAVVTGIYVFGVSSLAGYIWFAFAGAAAAAAVVYLIASLGRDGATPVKLALAGAALSAGLYSLMNVILVSSQDTLDRFRFWQLGGIAGRDWSVVLPGLPFLALGAVIVLAAGRTLNGLSLGDDIARGLGQRVGLARGTTALGIVLLCGSATALAGPIGFVGLVVPHAVRFLAGPDYRSILPLSMVLAPALLLAADVIGRVILPPGEVPAGIMTALIGAPVFVCLVRRAKGAGL